In Haemophilus parainfluenzae, the sequence GCCGCACTTTTAATTTCTTTAATTTGCTCTTCTACCGTTGTGCCCGCTGCAGCCGCTTTTTCTTCTAGCTCTGCACGCATTTTTTGAGCCTGCTCTTTCAGCTCTTCAACGGTTTTACTTAAATCTGGGGAAAGCTGTTTTAGATTCAGTTGTTCCGCTTTCTTAATGCTATCTTGCAATTCTTGCAATTTAAGCTCTTGTTTTAATTCATTTTGAACATTAGCTGCCAACCCACGGATCGTTTTCACCCAGCCCATTACCGTGCGGATAGCCACAGGTAAACGCTTAGGGCCTAGTACTACTAAGCCCACAAGCATCAATAAAACAAGTTCGGAAAAACCAATATCAAACACGGTTATGCCTGTTCTTTATCTTTTACAGTTTCAGTTTTTTCAGCGGTTGTTGTGCCGTCTTTAATTTGAGTAAACTCCGCATCTTTTTTTGGCTCGTCATCAGACATCGCTTTTTTAAAGCCTTTTACTGCTGCGCCAAGATCAGATCCCGCATTGCGTAATTTTTTTGTACCGAATACTAATAAAATCACGACTAATAAAATAATCATTTGTGCTGGGGATAAACCAAACATAGAAAAACTCCGTTAGAATTAAATTGAAAATTTGGGCTTGAATATACTCTTTTTATGCATTTGTCTCAAGAGGTAATTTTAAAAGTGCGGTCAAAAAATAATGTTATTTTCAACCGCACTTTATTCTTATTATTCAGCCAGTTCTGTTTGCTCATGAGACAGGAATTATGAAATAACAAAATCCAGCTCTCTCATGTATCGCTCATAACATTGCAAGATGTCCACGATCAAATCCTCTTCCTTTGTGATATTCAAAGGATAACCTTCCAATTGAATATTGGTTGAAACCATTAATGCATGATGAACTTGTGCTGTTTCAGATGCGGGCTTCTCAAACAAGGTAATTTGGTAAAAAAAATCTTCTGCTAATCCATTTTCAATAGAAAGGACCAGTTGATTATTATCGACGTCAAAACGTTGCTGTAATGTCACATTTAGACCATAGGTACCAATGAGTAACTGCCGTAACTCTCTCATTGCTAAAAGTGCCGTTGTTTTTAAATGGGAAATGGCGTCATCTCGCTTAGGTTCAATCACTAACTGTCTTAAACGGCTACGCCAGTTTGCACCTGTCCACAAATCTGAAACCTCTGTGGAATAATATTGACGTTCAAATCGTAAACCTTTTAACAAACTCCATGCCATCACTGACATCAACAGAGCAAAAGGTAAAGAGAAAAACAACATCGTTGATTGTAGTATTTCAATACCGCCAAAAAGATAAAGAACAAATGTAACAGCTGACAATAAACCACCCCAAAACATAGATTGCCAACGAGGTGAAACCTGGCTTTTGTCTTCAATTGCGATATTATTAAGCGTATAAATACCAAAGTTAATGGTTACAATAAAAAAGAGTGTGATAATAAATAAAGCTAACGTTTTAGTTAAACCAGAATAGGGTAAATAACTCAAAAAATCAAAAAGAAGTGATCCCACATCATTTACAGCTCGACCTAATGCCCCCTTAGCAAGATGCTCATTCACCCAAATTGCTCCATTACCAAATACCGTGAACCACAAAACGAAGAATAAACTTGGCACCATCAATACGCCGAAAATAAACTCCCGCAAAGTTCGTCCGCGAGAAATCCGTGCGATAAAAATCCCAAAGCCTGGCGCCCATGAAAACCACCATGCCCAGTAAAAAACCGTCCAATCCATAAACCAATCTAGATGTTCTACATCATAGGCATAAGCCTTGAAGCCGACTCTAATTAAACCGCTTAAATAGGTACCAATATTTTCCGTAAAAGCAGAAATTAAATATATTGTCGGACCGAATAGCAAAACCAATAGCATAAAGAGAAAGGTAATGCCTAGATTAAGCTCACTAAGAATTCGGAACCCATTGGCGATACCCTGCAGTGAAATTAAGATAGCAATGATAAAAACACTCACTAAAATAAGGGGAACCAAATAGGGTGAGTTATCCAATAAATGCATTGTGTGGAATGCGGCAGCCAACCGAATCGCACTGTAACCTAAGGTTGCGACTACGCCAAATAAGGTGGTACAAATCCCGAGAATATCAATGACATCCCCCACTTTTCCATTAATCTTTTCTTTCAGCAAGGGATAAAAACAAGAGCGTAAAGAAAAGGGTAATTTATAGCGAAATCCGAAGTAAGCTATCGTAAGTGCAATTAATCCATAAATAGCCCAAGCACTGATACTCCAATGAAAAATACTAAAAAATAATGCTGTTCGAACTTTCTCATATTCACCTATTGGTGAAAGAAAATGTGAAAGCGGTTCAGCAACACCAAGAAAAACAATGCCAATACCAATTCCAGAGGTGAAGAGTAATGCAATCCAAGAGCCTAATTTAAACTCGGGTTCTTCCTCATCACTCCCGAGTTTAATATCGCCGTATCGTCCTAACGCCAAGAAAAGTAAAAAGAATAGAAAAAATGCACTCAGTAAAATATAAAACCAGCTAAATTGAGAGAAAATAAAGGCTTTCGCCGCAGCAAGATAAGATATCGTTTGCTGCGTATCAAATAAAAGGGCTGCAATAATCGCTAAACTAAAACCTAAACTGCCCCAAATAACATTTGCTTTGAAAGTATTTTGTATCTTCATATTTGTTTTAAGATAAAAAGTGCGGTTAAAAATTAAGAGGATTTTCAACCGCACTTTAGTCTTATTATTCAGCCAGTTCTGTTTGCTCATGTGCCATCAATTCTTGACCCACATCGTCTAGCAAACTTAAGTAACGTTCATAATGTTTCAACATATCGGCAATCAATTCATCTTGGTCCATATATTGCACATCATAACCCACTCGACCATCAAAGAAATAAGTGTATGGCTCATAGGTCATACTATGTTGGATATGTGGCAAGTTATCATCATTAATTAATTGCTCTGACACCTCACGACCGATAGATTTCACCCCGTACATAAAGTCTCGCATCAAATCTTTTTGAATGACTAACTCGACTGCAGGTTCATCTTGATCAAATAACGTGTTAATTTGCACACTCAATTCATATTTACTAATTAACTCTTGGCGTAGCTCACGCATAGCCGGTAATACCGTATGTTTAAGGAAACGTAAAATATCTTTTTCTTGCGTTTGGTTCATCATTTGTTCCAAACGTTCTTTCCACTTATCCCCTGTCCAGAAAATACTGGTTGGATTAACTTTGGTATCAAAATATTTTTTATCCGCATTCAAGCCTTTCCATAAACTAAAACACATCAACAACATCAACATGGCGAAAGGTAACGCCACTAATAGCGTCATTGCCTGTAGATTAGCCAAGCCGCCTGATTGCATCAAAACAATGGCGACAACTGACATTAATATGCCCCACATCACGGCCTGCCAACGAGGTGCTGCAAGGCTTTTATCGCGTGATGCAATGTTATTTAATACATAAATACCGGAGTCTGCTGAGGTGATAAAGAATAAAGAAATCACCACCAAACTCACTAAGCCCGTCACGCCAGAAAGCGGTAAATAATCTAAGAACTTAAAGAGCAACGTTTCAGGCGAAGAAATCATTTGTCCTAACGTACCTGCAGCTTCACCATCATTCAACCAAATGGCTGTATTACCAAATACGGTAAACCACAAGATACCGAACATGCTAGGAATCACCAACACGCCGAAAATAAATTCGCGAATGGTACGCCCTTTCGAAATACGAGCAATAAATAAACCGACAAATGGCGCCCAAGAACACCACCATGCCCAATACAGAATTGTCCAACCGCTAAACCAACTAGTATGTTCTTGTTCATAAACATAGGTTTTGAAACTTAATTTTACTAAGTTGCTAAGATACGTTCCGATGTTGTCGCTAAAAGCTGATAACAAATAAAGTGTCGGTCCCGCCACTAACACGAAAATCAACAAACAGAAAGCGAGTGTTAAATTCAGCTCACTTAAGATTTTTACCCCTTTCCCTACGCCAGAAATCGCGGAAAATGTCGCTAAACTCATTACCACTGCAATCACAACCATTTGTAAGCTGAAGCTATTTTCACTAATCCAGCCTAATTGATGTAAGCCTGCACCCAATTGTGATGCACCAAAACCTAATGTTGTGATAACACCAAATAAGGTGGCAAGTAACGCCATAATGTCGATAAGATCGCCTAACTTGCCATTAATACGCTCTTTCAATAACGGATAGAAACAAGAACGTAATGCCAAAGGTAATTTGTAACGGAATCCAAAGTAAGCCAATGCCAACGCAATCGTGCCATACACCGCCCAGGCATGAATTCCCCAGTGGAATAAGGTGTGTAACAAGGCTTCTTGTTGCTTATGCTCTGCGCTACCTGTGGTAATATCAGATAAGTAATGCGTTAAGGGCTCTGCGACACCAAAGAACATCAACCCTACCCCCATACCGGCAGCAAATAACATTGCTAACCAAGAGAGAAAACCGAATTCAGGCTCTTCTTCATCATTGCCCAATTTGATATTACCTAAGCTACTGACTGATAAAATGACTAAAAAGCCCAAAAACACCGAGAATGCTAAGATGTAAAACCAACTAAAGTTGGCAAAAATGCCCGATTTAGCAGCATTTAATAAAGTTTGTGTTTGTTCAGGTGCGATTAAAATCATCGCGACAAGCAACACCACAAAAAATAACGTTGCACCAATCACTAAAGGATTGAACGACGTTTGCTTTTCCATAAATTTAGATAAGGACAACGCTTCCCCCTTAAAAATTAAGTGAATAAAAATAAAATCAGATTAAATAAAATAAGGCCTTAAGCCCTAAATGGTGAGATGGAACCATCGCAAATGATAGCACGGAGAAGTGCGATTTTGAAGAAAACGCTCAGTAGGATTTGAGTGGATTGTTTCCAAAAGTGCATTTATGGTATCAAAAAATACCAATTATTTCAAATTAGGAAAATATTGATGGTATTTAATTTAAGTCGTATTTTTAACTGATATAATGAATTACAAAACTTGCTCAAACAAGACAGTAAAAGAAAACGTTTTATTTAATGTATTGTAGATAAAACAATTTCTTAATGCAGCTTCAGTAAGCTTATCAAACGTCTGATCATCTAAATCAGATGAAATAAAAATTTTAATTTTACAATCGGTTATGTGTGGAGGTTCATCATAACCATGCACACCAAGTAAGGTTAAAGGATTGGCGAGGTTGAGCCAAATTTTTCCTTCCATTTCTACAATATCGGTACGTTGTTGAGCAAAATGCGCTTTTACACTACTCAAAATGCCACCTAGAATAGAAACAGCAAAATAATCTACCGCACTTTTTTGTAACGATTGGTTATCGAAATTGACTTGTGAATAGAGCGAAATACTGTCATTCGGTGTGAATAATTTAATTTCTTCTCCGCGTAATACGGCTCGATATTTCGCTGTAAAACATTCACTTTCAGGTACGTGATACATAACGTTCCCTCAATATTGATTTTGCCTCATTTAATACCTTAAGTTTGGCTTCAATAATATCAAAACCATTTAAAGGGCGGTTAGAAAAAGTGGCAAATCCACAATCTGGATTTAGCCAAATTTGCTCTGGTGGAAGGTAATTTAAAGCTTTTTCCGCTCGTTGAACAATCTGATCTACGGTTTCCACCTCATCAGAACGAGGATTGATGACGCCTAAGCCTAAAATACATTTTTGTCTTAAGATTTCACTTTCTAACAACGAACTTAATTCTCCCGCTCTTGGCGTAGAAAATTCGAGCATTAAAATATCAGGTAATGCCGATTCAAATAAATCCACTAATGACGTATAAGGTCCGCGTAGTAATACGCTCTCATCTTTGCTCCAGTTACCACGGCATACATGTAATGCGGTTTTGATATTTTTATTTCTTGCATACTCAAAGATTTGAGTAATTAAACTTTTCGCAAACTGTAGTTCCGCAGCAAAATCTTGTTTTTCGCTTAACGCGGCACACATAAATGAACGTGTTTGATGATGGCTAAAAATAACTTCTGTCAAAACAGGCTCATCAAATTGAACTACACTTACGCCTAGCTCACATAAATGATCAATTTCTTGCTTTAATATAGATACAACATCCTTCGCCATTTCTTCTTTTGATGAATAATGTAGCCCTGACACAGGCGAAAGCCACATAGATCGAGCCATTAAGTAAGGCCCTGGCAAGGTTGCTTTAATTGGTTGCCTGGTTAGATTTTTTAGTAGCAGCATTTCATCTGCTACTAAAGATTGTTTGTAGCTGATTTTTCCCACGCAAATAGCATTTTTTATGGAAAGTGCGGGAACATCCAAGGTTTCTAGCATTGACTCAAAAATTTGCTTTTCTTTAATGTGATCGAGCATTTCACTCATGCTCATCAAGATTGCGCCTTGAATTTTTTGTGCAATAAAAGAAAGGTAATTGTCGCGAAGTAATTCGCCACTCGTGATAATATCAATGCCAGTACGTTGTTGAAGTTCGACAATTTGTTTTGTTTCTTGAACAACGATTTGCTTAAGCTCTGTTGTGGTTATTTTACCAAGTGCGTGCTTTTTACGCGCCATCAAAAGTGCTTGGCTACGAGGCATTGAGCCTATGAAAAGTTCCATAGAAAATCCACAATGATGGGCGTTTATTACACGCCCATCATGACATATCAATCTTAAAAGAATTTTAAATATTCATTGGCAGCTTGTAATTGAGCAAAACCTTTTGTTCTGCCCGCAACCCAACGTTTTAATCCTTCCAAATCCATCATTTCTTTATGTTCTGGATTGTTGTAATCCATTTTGAACAAGGTTTCGGTGAATGCATTGAATTTGGTTTCATTTAATCCCAAGCGCCCACTAAAAATACAATGGTCAAATGATGGTGTTTTTGCGAGTACTCGAACTGTTGCTGGATCGAGTGTGCCATCTTTTGTCCAACGTTCAAAGTTGAAATCTAACATCCATGTTGCAGAGACTTGGCGATCTTTTAATGCATTGGCTGCATCTAATTCACCGCCTACATGATCGCCATGCAAACCAACACCCACATCAAAGCGTTTTTCTACATAATCTTGACCAAATTCCAAGCCATGTTGATGTAAAAACTCGATAGGAATTAACCGCGCTTGTGGAGAATCAATTGCACCAAAAGCAATAGTTTTATTTTTTAAATCTTCAATCGATTGGATAGTTGGATCATTAACAACTAAATAGCTTTGACGATCTTGGTCGGTATCACGCATGGCACCATTTAAGGTTTTTCCACCACTACGTAAGTAACCGTCTAACCAAGCTAGGGGAGAGTTCCACGCTACATCAATTTCATTATCATAACTTTACGGAAGCAGAACAACACCATAGACATAGTTATGCCCATTACAGAGGTTCGTCGAAAGTACACATGCAAGCAAGCACAAAATATCAAGAAAATGCCCTTGTGCTATGGGCTTTTTTACGCTTTTTATAATTCAGACTTTATTAATATGAGGTAATGGTAAAAACTCTACGAAACTGACTGCTTGAATGGCAATCTAAAGTGAAATGTAATAGAAAGAGATAAAACGACAAAAAATAAACCCACCTTTACCAGATGGTCTATAAAGTGGGTTTGCCTGAGGTATAAAATCGAGTGTTAAATACGCGCTATTTTCAATATATTTTAGCTTTTATTTTTTAGGTAACGCATCACTAGAAGCATTAAATTTCACATTTGATGAAGTGTAAGCCTCAAAGTGCGGATGTTTTTTCATAAATTTAATGAAACTTTCCGCATCAGGCAAGTAAGTATCAACGCCTTCATATTTCGGATCGTTAAATAATTTACCAAAAGTTTTGTAACCATCTTTACCGCTAGCTACATAAGCATTAGTACCAACGAGATAACGTTTATTATCATCAATTGGTTCCCATTGTTGGGTTTGTTTATTCAATACTTCCACGCTGACTAAACGTTTACCTTCCGCATTTGGTATTTCATTCGCTTCGTAACGAATGCCCGCGCCATAAGGGAATGCCCCTGTAGAACCATCAACTAAAGCAAATTGCATCGCATCTTCAAGCACTTGTTTCACTAACGAACCTTCCATTTTATAGGTATATAACGTATTCCCGAAAGGTAAGAAAGTATAAGCATCATTAAAGGTTACATTGCCTGGTAAAATATCCGCACGAACACCGCCTGCATTTTGAATGGTTAAATCCACTGTTTTGAGTTCGTTATACATTGTTTCTGCAATAAAACGCGTTGCAATAGAACCTTCTGGATTTGAGCCTGCTTTATTTGGGATACGATTTGCTGAACCACCCGGCATTGCAGAACCGGTGATGACGCCAACAATTTCTTGTGCTAAACGATCTTTTTCACTTTTATATTTTGAAATAAGCATGTCTGTTTTTGCATCATGATCATCAAGTGAAATACTCTTCATTGACTTTAAAGTATCAAGCGCTTTTTTACGTTCATCGCCTGTTAATTCAGTCCATTTACCTTCCGCATTTTTCACTTGAAGTTTATGAGAACTCATTAACACATGAGGAATTTTACGAGTAATAGACGCAATACCTTCAGGACTGAATTTAACACCTAAGTCACCCACAACAGCAGAATAAGCCCAACCTTCCATTACAAATACCGGTTCGCCATTCGGATTTTTAAATTCAAGCGGATATTCATAGATTACTGGAAGTTTTAAACCACGTAATTCATCATTTCCGTATAAATAATGTGAATCCCCAGTAACGATCACATCAATATCATTTACTTTTTGAGCAATTTCGATATTTTTTTCACTTCCTGCATGTGAAAGTAAAATGATTTTATTAATGCCTTGTTGTTTTAGCGCATTTGCCATAATTTGTGCGGTAGCAATTTCATCATAGAACTTCACATCCTTACCTGGTGAAGATGAATTAACCGTTTTATTCACGGTATCTAAACCGATAATGGCAATTTTTTCTCCATCCACAGTGAAAATATCGTAAGGTTTCCATTTGTTATATAAAATTGAATTTTTATCAGGAATAACATTGGCTGAAAGTACTGGAATTTTTAATGGCTCGAGTAGTTTTAATAAACCTTCATTACCCGCGTCAAATTCATGGTTACCCAAAGTAAAATAATGGAAATTACCAGCATTCATGACAGCCGCATCAGCAGAACCACCAAAAAGGGTGAAATACAGCGTACCGGTAATCGCATCACCTGCATGTAGCACTAATGGATTTTTATACTTTTTACGTAACTCATAAAGTTTCCCATTCACAGCAGAAAAACCACCAATATCAACCTTTGTTTGTTGACCATTTAAATTAATTCTCGCTTCGTGCGGTTCCAAGTAAGAATGGTGGTCGTTAATATGTAAGATACTTAACTCCACAGCTTTATGTGCTTGCGGCGCTTCTTTAGCAAAGGCTGCACCTGAGCAAAGCATTGCTAACGCACTAACTGCAAAGGTAACTGATTTTTTAGATAAAAACATAATGGCTCCTTGTGAGTAAACGGATTAATTTAAGCCTTCAAGCATTGCTTGGAAAGTCTTATAACGAATAGCATAGTTATTGTGTTGAAGATTTTCACGTGCTTGATCCAAATACGAAAAATCATCAACCTCCACCCCTTTAAATTGGCGAGCAAACATCATATTGGCTAGAGCGAGGCGGGGCTTAATTTCAGAAGAAGGGGTTATCAAACTCACTCGATTCTCAGTAATAGAAAAAGTTGTTTGATTAGGAAAATCTTGACGCATCTGTTCAATAATTTTTTGAAATATGCCTTTAGCATCCAAAGACAATAATATAATTTGATCTGGTTTGGCTCCCCGTTCTATTAAAGCCTGAACAAATTGCTCCGAATTATCTGTTTGACGAATATAAATTTTTGCCTGCTCATTCGCTAAAAAAGACACCAGTAAGTTTTTCTTCATTTCCTGAATTAAATTAGCATCGCCAGTATTTATCGGTTCAAAGTATAAATAATCAAGAAATTTAGGGGTGAGATTTTTATCTGTTTTAAAAATGCGAGTGAGGATTTTTTCGCTTATTTGGATCTGATTATCAATAAATTGGGGAGGTAAAGAAAAAAGTGCGGTGAGTTTTTTCTGTAAAATAGAAATTTGTTGCTTTTCTTGTTTAGCTAAAGCGATTGAAAATTGTTGCTTTAAAGCCTCAGCGGACTCAGTAGATATTGATTGGTGAGAAGACGAAGGAGGACTCGCTATCACAGATTGTTGAATGCCAATACATGACGCTAATCCAAGTAACACAGAATGAAAACTGATTTTCATAATAAACCTCATTTAACTGATATTTTATCAATATAAAATACCGCTTAACGCGTAAACTTGACCTAAAACTATTTGAGAGTTTCTTAGATTATACGTAAAACAAAATTGCATGTGAATGATAATGTTTACTTTTTCAAGAGAATATAACGTACTTATTAGAATGCTCATCCAAAACTTGCAATTTTGCTCAAAAAGTATAAAACTCGCAGGCTTTTTGTCTATATATACAGAGAAAAAAGTAAGCTATATTCTTAAATCGCTTTCGAGTTTAGGAATATTCTTTTAGTAATTAAACATTTAGAGGAAGGTTATGGTAACCATTCGTTTATCTCGTGGCGGAGCTAAAAAACGCCCATTTTATCAAATCGTAGTAGCTGACAGCCGTTCACCACGTGACGGTCGTTTCATTGAGCGTATAGGTTTCTTCAACCCAATCGCACAAGGTAACGCAGAGCGTCTTCGTGTTGATCTTGAGCGTGTAAACCACTGGGTTGCTCAAGGTGCTTCACTTTCAGACCGTGTTGCAACTTTGGTAAAAGAAGCTCAAAAAGCATAATCTCGCTTTTTGATTTAGTTCTTAAACTAAGATAGGTGAAAATATGGAACAACAACGTATTGAAGTTGTGGGCAAATTAGGCTCAACCTACGGTATTCGTGGGTGGTTACGTATTTATTCATCAACAGAACAAGCTGAAAGTATTTTT encodes:
- the rpsP gene encoding 30S ribosomal protein S16 — encoded protein: MVTIRLSRGGAKKRPFYQIVVADSRSPRDGRFIERIGFFNPIAQGNAERLRVDLERVNHWVAQGASLSDRVATLVKEAQKA
- a CDS encoding phosphate/phosphite/phosphonate ABC transporter substrate-binding protein — translated: MDVAWNSPLAWLDGYLRSGGKTLNGAMRDTDQDRQSYLVVNDPTIQSIEDLKNKTIAFGAIDSPQARLIPIEFLHQHGLEFGQDYVEKRFDVGVGLHGDHVGGELDAANALKDRQVSATWMLDFNFERWTKDGTLDPATVRVLAKTPSFDHCIFSGRLGLNETKFNAFTETLFKMDYNNPEHKEMMDLEGLKRWVAGRTKGFAQLQAANEYLKFF
- the nadN gene encoding NAD nucleotidase → MFLSKKSVTFAVSALAMLCSGAAFAKEAPQAHKAVELSILHINDHHSYLEPHEARINLNGQQTKVDIGGFSAVNGKLYELRKKYKNPLVLHAGDAITGTLYFTLFGGSADAAVMNAGNFHYFTLGNHEFDAGNEGLLKLLEPLKIPVLSANVIPDKNSILYNKWKPYDIFTVDGEKIAIIGLDTVNKTVNSSSPGKDVKFYDEIATAQIMANALKQQGINKIILLSHAGSEKNIEIAQKVNDIDVIVTGDSHYLYGNDELRGLKLPVIYEYPLEFKNPNGEPVFVMEGWAYSAVVGDLGVKFSPEGIASITRKIPHVLMSSHKLQVKNAEGKWTELTGDERKKALDTLKSMKSISLDDHDAKTDMLISKYKSEKDRLAQEIVGVITGSAMPGGSANRIPNKAGSNPEGSIATRFIAETMYNELKTVDLTIQNAGGVRADILPGNVTFNDAYTFLPFGNTLYTYKMEGSLVKQVLEDAMQFALVDGSTGAFPYGAGIRYEANEIPNAEGKRLVSVEVLNKQTQQWEPIDDNKRYLVGTNAYVASGKDGYKTFGKLFNDPKYEGVDTYLPDAESFIKFMKKHPHFEAYTSSNVKFNASSDALPKK
- a CDS encoding OsmC family protein codes for the protein MYHVPESECFTAKYRAVLRGEEIKLFTPNDSISLYSQVNFDNQSLQKSAVDYFAVSILGGILSSVKAHFAQQRTDIVEMEGKIWLNLANPLTLLGVHGYDEPPHITDCKIKIFISSDLDDQTFDKLTEAALRNCFIYNTLNKTFSFTVLFEQVL
- a CDS encoding BCCT family transporter; this translates as MSLSKFMEKQTSFNPLVIGATLFFVVLLVAMILIAPEQTQTLLNAAKSGIFANFSWFYILAFSVFLGFLVILSVSSLGNIKLGNDEEEPEFGFLSWLAMLFAAGMGVGLMFFGVAEPLTHYLSDITTGSAEHKQQEALLHTLFHWGIHAWAVYGTIALALAYFGFRYKLPLALRSCFYPLLKERINGKLGDLIDIMALLATLFGVITTLGFGASQLGAGLHQLGWISENSFSLQMVVIAVVMSLATFSAISGVGKGVKILSELNLTLAFCLLIFVLVAGPTLYLLSAFSDNIGTYLSNLVKLSFKTYVYEQEHTSWFSGWTILYWAWWCSWAPFVGLFIARISKGRTIREFIFGVLVIPSMFGILWFTVFGNTAIWLNDGEAAGTLGQMISSPETLLFKFLDYLPLSGVTGLVSLVVISLFFITSADSGIYVLNNIASRDKSLAAPRWQAVMWGILMSVVAIVLMQSGGLANLQAMTLLVALPFAMLMLLMCFSLWKGLNADKKYFDTKVNPTSIFWTGDKWKERLEQMMNQTQEKDILRFLKHTVLPAMRELRQELISKYELSVQINTLFDQDEPAVELVIQKDLMRDFMYGVKSIGREVSEQLINDDNLPHIQHSMTYEPYTYFFDGRVGYDVQYMDQDELIADMLKHYERYLSLLDDVGQELMAHEQTELAE
- the tatB gene encoding Sec-independent protein translocase protein TatB; translated protein: MFDIGFSELVLLMLVGLVVLGPKRLPVAIRTVMGWVKTIRGLAANVQNELKQELKLQELQDSIKKAEQLNLKQLSPDLSKTVEELKEQAQKMRAELEEKAAAAGTTVEEQIKEIKSAAENPANSAEKLVVNSQETTEKPSETASIEHVENELAEVSEPEKIEVDLTALEAHEQAELTERLSDYYSPDDVELQPAPKSEAKS
- the tatA gene encoding twin-arginine translocase TatA/TatE family subunit; translated protein: MFGLSPAQMIILLVVILLVFGTKKLRNAGSDLGAAVKGFKKAMSDDEPKKDAEFTQIKDGTTTAEKTETVKDKEQA
- a CDS encoding BCCT family transporter; the encoded protein is MKIQNTFKANVIWGSLGFSLAIIAALLFDTQQTISYLAAAKAFIFSQFSWFYILLSAFFLFFLLFLALGRYGDIKLGSDEEEPEFKLGSWIALLFTSGIGIGIVFLGVAEPLSHFLSPIGEYEKVRTALFFSIFHWSISAWAIYGLIALTIAYFGFRYKLPFSLRSCFYPLLKEKINGKVGDVIDILGICTTLFGVVATLGYSAIRLAAAFHTMHLLDNSPYLVPLILVSVFIIAILISLQGIANGFRILSELNLGITFLFMLLVLLFGPTIYLISAFTENIGTYLSGLIRVGFKAYAYDVEHLDWFMDWTVFYWAWWFSWAPGFGIFIARISRGRTLREFIFGVLMVPSLFFVLWFTVFGNGAIWVNEHLAKGALGRAVNDVGSLLFDFLSYLPYSGLTKTLALFIITLFFIVTINFGIYTLNNIAIEDKSQVSPRWQSMFWGGLLSAVTFVLYLFGGIEILQSTMLFFSLPFALLMSVMAWSLLKGLRFERQYYSTEVSDLWTGANWRSRLRQLVIEPKRDDAISHLKTTALLAMRELRQLLIGTYGLNVTLQQRFDVDNNQLVLSIENGLAEDFFYQITLFEKPASETAQVHHALMVSTNIQLEGYPLNITKEEDLIVDILQCYERYMRELDFVIS
- a CDS encoding cobalamin-independent methionine synthase II family protein — protein: MELFIGSMPRSQALLMARKKHALGKITTTELKQIVVQETKQIVELQQRTGIDIITSGELLRDNYLSFIAQKIQGAILMSMSEMLDHIKEKQIFESMLETLDVPALSIKNAICVGKISYKQSLVADEMLLLKNLTRQPIKATLPGPYLMARSMWLSPVSGLHYSSKEEMAKDVVSILKQEIDHLCELGVSVVQFDEPVLTEVIFSHHQTRSFMCAALSEKQDFAAELQFAKSLITQIFEYARNKNIKTALHVCRGNWSKDESVLLRGPYTSLVDLFESALPDILMLEFSTPRAGELSSLLESEILRQKCILGLGVINPRSDEVETVDQIVQRAEKALNYLPPEQIWLNPDCGFATFSNRPLNGFDIIEAKLKVLNEAKSILRERYVSRT